One window of Mesorhizobium sp. PAMC28654 genomic DNA carries:
- a CDS encoding lipase family protein, protein MATGRRRIFARLARALAWIGFAACILIALAWWYCEPAMPDAFYSRVSDPVAPAGTLIASEPFTRDVPDNARAWRILYATTRADNTPAVASAIVMVSRQPATDSRPIIAWAHGTTGIAAGCAPSVMEHPFDNVPALQPLLDAGWAYVATDYIGLGVQGGSGGHAYLVGDEAARAVLDAVRAARRMGEPRLDDKLVVWGHSQGGHSALWAGMRASDYAPELKLAGIAAFAPASDLRELVEDGQSTILGKIVSAYVMRAYSAAYPDVRPGDYMGWWSRTLAGDIARRCLGGKETLFSVAETALLPRGGAFWQDAASGPLGARLEQNTPRGAINAPLLIAQGEDDDAVLPRMQQAYVKSRCAAGQPVDFLSYPGVGHLSLVAEGSPLTADLMTWTRDRFAGAPAAPGCVD, encoded by the coding sequence ATGGCAACAGGACGGCGCAGGATCTTCGCACGTTTGGCCCGCGCCCTTGCCTGGATCGGCTTTGCCGCCTGCATCCTGATTGCGCTGGCATGGTGGTATTGCGAGCCAGCCATGCCCGACGCCTTCTATTCCAGGGTTTCCGATCCGGTCGCCCCGGCCGGAACGCTGATCGCCAGCGAGCCGTTCACGCGCGACGTTCCCGACAACGCGCGGGCCTGGCGGATCCTCTATGCGACGACCCGGGCCGACAACACGCCGGCCGTGGCCAGCGCCATCGTGATGGTGTCGCGGCAACCGGCCACGGACAGTCGGCCCATCATCGCCTGGGCGCATGGCACGACGGGCATCGCGGCGGGTTGTGCCCCCTCCGTGATGGAGCACCCGTTCGACAATGTCCCGGCGCTGCAACCGCTGCTCGATGCCGGCTGGGCCTATGTCGCGACGGACTATATCGGCCTTGGGGTTCAAGGCGGCTCGGGCGGCCATGCCTATCTGGTCGGCGATGAGGCGGCGCGCGCCGTGCTCGACGCGGTTCGCGCCGCGCGCCGCATGGGCGAGCCGAGGCTGGACGACAAGCTTGTGGTCTGGGGCCATTCGCAAGGCGGCCACAGCGCATTGTGGGCGGGCATGCGCGCGTCCGATTACGCGCCGGAACTCAAGCTCGCCGGCATTGCCGCTTTCGCGCCGGCCAGCGACCTCAGGGAGCTTGTCGAGGATGGGCAGTCCACGATCCTCGGCAAGATCGTGTCGGCCTATGTCATGCGCGCCTATTCCGCCGCCTATCCGGACGTTCGGCCCGGCGACTATATGGGCTGGTGGTCGAGAACCCTTGCTGGCGACATCGCCCGACGCTGCCTGGGTGGCAAGGAAACGCTGTTCTCTGTGGCCGAAACCGCGCTGCTGCCGCGCGGCGGCGCGTTCTGGCAAGACGCTGCATCCGGCCCGCTTGGCGCACGGCTGGAGCAGAACACGCCGCGCGGCGCAATCAATGCGCCGCTGCTGATCGCTCAGGGGGAGGACGACGACGCGGTCCTTCCGCGGATGCAGCAGGCCTATGTCAAATCGCGTTGCGCCGCCGGCCAGCCCGTCGATTTCCTGTCCTACCCGGGCGTCGGCCACCTGTCGCTGGTCGCGGAGGGTTCGCCCCTGACCGCCGACTTGATGACGTGGACGCGGGACCGTTTCGCCGGCGCGCCTGCCGCTCCGGGCTGCGTCGATTGA
- a CDS encoding sulfotransferase family protein → MTLKVIGAGFGRTGTWSTFAALNRLGFPCYHMQEVILNKANKGHLDFWRKVANSPPGSQQDWNQVFANYTATVDNPGCCVWKELLSAYPDAKVLLTLHPRGPAAWYDSTVDTIYFTKNVWQFKILEWLTPFGWKFGDMSSKLVWGRTLNGVMDDRDKAIARYSTYIEEVQAAVPPDQLLLFKVTEGWSPLCRFLGVPEPDEPFPNLNDRATIKKIIAEIVNGSYIMLGLSIAAILLVLAALLLWLG, encoded by the coding sequence ATGACGCTCAAGGTCATCGGGGCAGGTTTCGGCCGTACGGGCACGTGGTCGACCTTCGCCGCGCTGAACAGGCTCGGCTTTCCCTGCTACCACATGCAGGAAGTGATCCTGAACAAGGCCAACAAGGGCCATCTCGATTTCTGGCGCAAGGTGGCCAACAGCCCGCCGGGCAGCCAGCAGGACTGGAACCAGGTGTTCGCCAACTACACGGCGACGGTCGACAACCCCGGCTGCTGCGTGTGGAAGGAATTGCTCTCCGCCTACCCCGACGCCAAGGTGCTGCTCACTCTTCATCCGCGCGGCCCCGCAGCCTGGTATGACAGCACCGTCGACACGATCTATTTCACCAAGAATGTCTGGCAGTTCAAGATCCTGGAATGGCTGACGCCGTTCGGCTGGAAATTCGGCGACATGTCGAGCAAGCTGGTGTGGGGCCGCACGCTGAACGGCGTGATGGACGACCGCGACAAGGCGATCGCGCGCTACAGCACCTATATCGAGGAGGTGCAGGCGGCGGTGCCGCCGGACCAACTGCTGCTGTTCAAGGTAACCGAGGGCTGGAGCCCGCTGTGCCGCTTCCTGGGCGTGCCCGAGCCCGACGAGCCCTTCCCCAACCTCAACGACCGCGCGACCATCAAGAAGATCATCGCCGAGATCGTCAACGGCTCCTACATCATGCTGGGCTTGTCGATCGCCGCCATTCTGCTGGTGCTCGCCGCCCTGCTGTTGTGGCTGGGATAG
- a CDS encoding isochorismatase family protein produces the protein MDFCVAATVKGAMARGLGVTVVEDAHSTLDSGGETAGEIIARHNAEFAGGVTLVTTEELVGG, from the coding sequence ATGGACTTTTGCGTCGCCGCCACCGTCAAAGGCGCGATGGCGAGAGGGCTCGGCGTCACCGTGGTCGAGGACGCGCATTCGACGCTGGACAGCGGCGGCGAGACGGCAGGCGAGATCATCGCCCGACACAATGCCGAGTTCGCAGGGGGCGTGACGCTGGTGACGACGGAGGAGTTGGTCGGCGGGTGA
- a CDS encoding putative RiPP precursor, translated as MKKIYEKPVLVRREKLSKVTAGGSPSRPT; from the coding sequence ATGAAGAAAATCTACGAGAAGCCGGTGCTTGTGCGCCGCGAAAAACTGTCGAAGGTCACGGCCGGTGGGTCACCATCGAGGCCGACCTGA
- a CDS encoding amidohydrolase family protein translates to MTAQTAQHTRFTNARLADGALVDLTVADGRFSAITPAGDGAPAIETIDLGGQLTVPGFVEGHIHLDTSFYGDAWRPHLPCTGGFDVRERVAFQARNLTAAAPIAVRAKNQLELCVAHGSLSMRSHVMVDGSVGLKHLETILAVREAHRDLIDIQLVAFPQSGILSLLGTAEFLEEAVKLGCDLIGGLDPASFDRDVKGHLDVVFGLAQKHGVGVDIHLHDGGTLGLFEIEEIAARTKALGMQGHVTVSHAYALGEFSGDALKKAGDMLAAAGVAIMTNAPGNHAFPPVAALRQAGVTVFGGSDNIRDSWWPYGDGDMLSRANMIGYRSGFYEDHELEAAFDVVTYAGARALRLDNYGIGVGASADFVTLGAEHVPEAVVAVPKARTVYRRGRAVAKDGKLLA, encoded by the coding sequence GTGACCGCCCAGACCGCCCAACACACCCGTTTTACAAACGCCAGGCTAGCCGATGGCGCGCTGGTTGACCTCACCGTCGCCGATGGCCGCTTCAGCGCCATCACGCCGGCGGGCGACGGTGCGCCCGCCATCGAGACCATCGACCTCGGCGGACAACTCACGGTGCCCGGCTTCGTCGAGGGTCACATCCATCTGGACACCTCGTTCTATGGTGACGCCTGGCGGCCGCATCTTCCCTGCACCGGCGGTTTCGACGTGCGCGAGCGCGTGGCGTTCCAGGCGCGCAACCTCACGGCTGCCGCACCCATCGCTGTGCGGGCCAAGAACCAGCTGGAGCTGTGCGTCGCCCATGGCAGCCTTTCGATGCGCAGCCACGTCATGGTCGACGGCTCGGTCGGGCTGAAGCATCTGGAGACGATCCTTGCGGTGCGCGAGGCGCACCGCGACCTCATCGACATCCAGCTCGTCGCCTTCCCGCAAAGCGGCATCCTGTCGTTACTCGGCACGGCGGAGTTCCTGGAGGAGGCGGTGAAGCTCGGCTGCGACCTGATCGGCGGGCTCGACCCCGCGAGCTTCGACCGCGACGTGAAGGGGCATCTCGACGTGGTGTTCGGCCTGGCGCAAAAGCACGGCGTCGGCGTCGACATCCACCTGCACGATGGCGGCACGCTCGGGCTGTTCGAGATCGAGGAGATCGCCGCGCGGACAAAGGCATTGGGCATGCAGGGCCATGTCACCGTCAGCCACGCCTATGCGCTGGGCGAGTTTTCCGGCGATGCGCTGAAGAAGGCCGGCGACATGCTGGCGGCGGCAGGCGTCGCGATCATGACCAACGCGCCGGGCAACCACGCCTTTCCGCCGGTCGCGGCACTCAGGCAGGCCGGCGTCACCGTGTTCGGCGGTTCCGACAACATCCGCGATTCCTGGTGGCCCTATGGCGATGGCGACATGCTGAGCCGCGCCAACATGATCGGCTACCGCTCCGGCTTCTACGAGGACCACGAGCTGGAAGCGGCCTTTGACGTGGTCACCTATGCCGGCGCCAGGGCGTTGCGACTGGACAATTACGGCATCGGGGTCGGCGCCAGCGCCGACTTCGTGACGCTTGGGGCGGAGCATGTGCCCGAGGCGGTGGTGGCGGTGCCCAAGGCGCGGACAGTCTATCGCCGGGGCAGGGCGGTGGCGAAGGATGGGAAGCTGCTGGCGTGA
- a CDS encoding amidase, with protein MTDLHIVEATIAQLRRALEEGTVTSVELVGAYLRRIAFHDRHGIALNAVPVLNPRMFEDAAASDLRRQQGAVLGPLDGIPYTAKDSYKVAGLTVAAGSPAFEHLVANEDAFTIARLRAGGAVLVGLTNMPPMANGGMQRGVYGRAESPYNADYLTAAFASGSSNGSGTATAASFAAFGLGEETWSSGRAPASNNAVVAYTPSRGVISVRGNWPLVPTMDVVVPHTRSVGDMLELLDVIVADDAETRGDFWRAQPWVALPVSSAVRPPSYAGLPLEGALKGKRLGVPRMYIGGDAEATTPIETRASVLDLWRQAADDLRRLGAEVVEVDFPVVSNYERDRPGAQTMVDRGIVPLDFAEREIWDLCIFGWDDFLRANADRNIPDLAAVDGPNIFPQPPGTLPDRYTGDFSFADYVERARLGVTPVADIPALEDGLKGLEATRRIDFEDWLDAQGLDAVVLPAAADVGPADADVNEASAVLAWRNGTWVANGNLVWRHLGIPTVTVPMGTMADIGMPVGLTFAGKAYDDTALLCLAGDYECATHRRTSPPRTPELADDIFTARAGGIAKAGTVPPAIVLTADTLASGDEDEIIITLDIAGDASSPAGVQAHVNGREIELRRSETPPVETPKGSIRFTGVALVPAGEHRRVHSVWRGSYGSVVTAVVRTQDGRTAGAYVVTGGIE; from the coding sequence ATGACCGACCTTCACATCGTCGAGGCGACGATCGCCCAGTTGCGGCGCGCGCTGGAAGAGGGCACCGTCACCAGCGTCGAGTTGGTCGGGGCATATCTGCGGCGCATTGCTTTCCATGACCGGCATGGCATCGCGCTGAACGCGGTTCCGGTGCTCAACCCCCGCATGTTCGAGGATGCCGCTGCCTCCGACCTGCGCCGCCAGCAAGGCGCGGTGCTCGGGCCACTGGACGGCATCCCCTATACGGCCAAGGACAGCTACAAGGTGGCGGGGCTGACGGTGGCCGCCGGCTCGCCGGCGTTCGAACATCTCGTCGCCAATGAGGACGCCTTCACCATCGCGCGATTGCGGGCCGGCGGCGCGGTGCTGGTCGGGCTGACCAACATGCCGCCGATGGCCAATGGCGGCATGCAGCGCGGCGTCTATGGCCGGGCCGAAAGTCCCTATAATGCCGATTACCTCACCGCCGCCTTCGCGTCGGGCTCGTCCAACGGCTCGGGCACGGCGACGGCGGCCAGCTTCGCCGCTTTCGGGCTGGGCGAGGAGACATGGTCGTCGGGCCGCGCGCCGGCTTCCAACAACGCTGTTGTCGCCTACACGCCGTCGCGCGGCGTCATTTCGGTTCGCGGCAACTGGCCGCTGGTGCCGACCATGGATGTGGTCGTGCCGCATACGCGCAGCGTCGGCGACATGCTGGAACTGCTCGACGTGATCGTGGCGGATGATGCGGAGACGCGTGGCGATTTCTGGCGCGCGCAGCCCTGGGTGGCGCTGCCCGTGAGTTCGGCGGTCAGGCCGCCAAGCTATGCCGGGTTGCCACTGGAAGGCGCGCTGAAGGGCAAGCGGCTGGGCGTGCCGCGCATGTATATCGGTGGGGATGCCGAGGCGACCACGCCGATCGAGACCCGCGCCTCGGTGCTCGATCTGTGGCGGCAGGCGGCGGATGATCTCAGGCGGCTCGGCGCCGAGGTGGTCGAGGTCGATTTTCCAGTTGTCTCCAATTACGAGCGCGACCGCCCGGGCGCGCAAACCATGGTCGATCGCGGCATCGTGCCCCTGGATTTCGCCGAGCGGGAAATCTGGGACCTCTGCATTTTCGGCTGGGACGATTTCCTGCGCGCCAACGCCGATCGGAACATCCCTGATCTCGCGGCGGTCGATGGCCCCAACATCTTCCCGCAGCCGCCGGGCACGCTGCCGGACCGCTACACCGGTGATTTCAGCTTCGCCGACTATGTCGAGCGGGCAAGGCTCGGCGTGACGCCCGTCGCCGATATCCCGGCGCTGGAAGACGGGCTGAAGGGGCTGGAGGCCACGAGGCGGATAGATTTCGAGGACTGGCTGGACGCGCAAGGCCTCGATGCCGTGGTGCTGCCGGCCGCCGCCGATGTCGGGCCGGCCGACGCCGATGTCAACGAAGCCTCGGCCGTGCTTGCCTGGCGCAACGGCACCTGGGTTGCCAACGGCAATCTTGTATGGCGGCATCTGGGCATCCCCACCGTCACCGTACCGATGGGGACGATGGCTGATATCGGCATGCCCGTGGGGCTGACTTTTGCCGGCAAGGCCTATGACGACACCGCGCTGCTGTGCCTCGCCGGCGATTACGAGTGCGCCACACACCGCCGCACCAGCCCGCCGCGCACGCCTGAACTGGCCGATGATATATTCACGGCGCGGGCGGGCGGCATCGCGAAGGCTGGTACCGTGCCGCCAGCGATCGTGCTGACCGCCGACACGCTTGCCTCGGGCGACGAGGACGAGATCATCATCACGCTCGACATCGCAGGCGATGCTTCGTCACCGGCCGGCGTGCAGGCGCATGTGAACGGACGGGAGATCGAGTTGCGGCGCAGCGAAACGCCGCCGGTCGAAACGCCCAAGGGCAGCATCCGCTTCACCGGCGTCGCGCTGGTTCCGGCCGGCGAGCACCGCAGGGTCCACAGCGTCTGGCGCGGGTCTTATGGCTCGGTCGTTACGGCCGTTGTGCGCACGCAGGATGGGCGCACCGCCGGGGCCTATGTGGTGACCGGCGGGATCGAGTGA
- a CDS encoding DUF982 domain-containing protein yields the protein MRALPALTIRFIDARSMVVTSIPDARRALAGHWCNKEAKSYKTAAQLLVAAENGACRPAVAWSAFERAAREQGLLKAKERPAGLRAQIAASLFVSSDR from the coding sequence ATGCGCGCCCTGCCCGCCTTGACCATTCGCTTCATCGACGCCCGCTCCATGGTGGTCACCTCGATCCCCGACGCGCGCAGGGCCCTTGCAGGCCATTGGTGCAACAAGGAAGCGAAGAGCTACAAGACCGCGGCACAGCTTCTGGTCGCGGCTGAAAACGGCGCATGCCGGCCGGCCGTCGCATGGTCCGCCTTCGAGCGCGCCGCCCGCGAACAAGGCCTGCTCAAGGCAAAGGAACGCCCCGCCGGCCTGCGCGCCCAGATCGCCGCCTCGTTGTTCGTCTCCTCCGACAGATAG
- a CDS encoding DUF535 family protein, giving the protein MSTDTSKEPGFPGWPREAAGVAAQLGSLCARMGARRSMVFLSRVACKPVSFFKWFRFLSRFRRQHRLDRPNDDLLLKKVYKFFARGLPGGRGFDLLADHFNLAAATLPRDRLEAAWHGRPMDIGMVAGKRDAYTLTMRLAVHSAANHEGAFSIKLTRRRDRFDLVKLSFVLYKLPGGYTAAIGGIQGSRQRNSKRAVVDATRDMGGLRPKDAALLVMEGIALRGGADHLLGVSNATHTINFRVSRNRVRKHADMDEYWLDRGGQAGGEFGFVIPVRNGQIVPSSNRRDIAKREFLEIGKNLFVAQPLQAGAGATVPSASLYLCEGEA; this is encoded by the coding sequence TTGAGCACCGACACGAGCAAGGAGCCGGGTTTTCCCGGCTGGCCTCGGGAGGCCGCCGGCGTTGCCGCGCAGCTTGGCAGCCTCTGCGCCCGCATGGGCGCGCGGCGATCGATGGTCTTCCTGTCCAGGGTCGCCTGCAAGCCGGTCAGCTTTTTCAAATGGTTCAGGTTCCTGTCCAGGTTCAGGCGGCAGCACCGGCTGGACAGGCCGAACGACGACCTGCTGCTCAAGAAAGTCTACAAGTTCTTCGCGCGTGGGCTGCCGGGCGGACGCGGCTTCGACCTGCTCGCCGATCATTTCAATCTCGCCGCGGCAACCTTGCCGCGCGATCGGCTGGAAGCGGCATGGCATGGCCGCCCGATGGACATCGGCATGGTGGCCGGAAAGCGCGATGCCTACACATTGACCATGCGGCTGGCCGTCCATTCGGCCGCCAACCATGAGGGCGCTTTTTCGATCAAGCTGACACGGCGGAGAGATCGGTTCGACCTGGTCAAGCTGAGCTTCGTTTTGTACAAATTGCCCGGCGGCTACACCGCCGCCATCGGTGGCATCCAGGGCAGCAGGCAGCGGAATTCAAAGCGTGCCGTTGTCGACGCCACCCGTGACATGGGCGGGCTCAGGCCGAAGGACGCGGCGCTGCTGGTCATGGAAGGCATTGCGTTGCGCGGCGGCGCCGATCATCTTCTCGGCGTGTCGAATGCCACGCACACGATCAATTTCCGCGTCTCCCGGAACCGTGTGCGCAAACATGCGGACATGGACGAGTACTGGCTCGACCGGGGCGGACAGGCCGGGGGCGAATTCGGCTTCGTGATCCCCGTCCGGAACGGCCAGATCGTGCCGTCATCGAACCGGCGCGATATCGCCAAGCGCGAATTCCTCGAGATCGGAAAGAACCTGTTTGTGGCCCAGCCCCTCCAGGCCGGAGCGGGCGCGACCGTGCCATCGGCAAGCCTTTATCTGTGCGAGGGCGAAGCGTGA
- a CDS encoding type II toxin-antitoxin system Phd/YefM family antitoxin produces MKVSVTEAKGQLTELVRRAEAGDEVILTRNGHAAVRLVPVSAVLDRKSRRALLEAVRTSAATKASAGPSAARSQDFLYGDDGETY; encoded by the coding sequence ATGAAGGTATCGGTGACCGAGGCGAAGGGGCAATTGACGGAGCTGGTTCGGCGCGCGGAAGCGGGTGACGAGGTCATCCTGACTCGCAATGGCCATGCCGCTGTGCGCCTCGTGCCCGTCAGTGCGGTGCTGGACCGGAAATCCCGTCGGGCGTTGCTGGAGGCGGTGCGGACATCCGCCGCCACAAAGGCATCCGCCGGGCCAAGTGCTGCCCGCAGCCAGGATTTCCTCTACGGCGATGATGGCGAAACTTATTAG
- a CDS encoding putative RiPP precursor → MKKIYEKPVLVRREKLSKVTAALPLSGNNGPA, encoded by the coding sequence ATGAAGAAAATCTACGAGAAGCCGGTTCTGGTTCGCCGCGAGAAACTGTCGAAGGTCACGGCGGCCTTGCCACTAAGCGGTAACAATGGTCCGGCCTGA
- a CDS encoding PLP-dependent aminotransferase family protein yields MDLLASRSSRMKASEIRELLKLLDQPDIISFAGGIPDPSLFPSAAIADAYASVLAGAEAGAALQYQVSEGYLPLRRWLVGLMSDLGVPCDEGNILITSGSQQGLDYLGKLFLSPGDTALVTWPTYLGALQAFNAYEPRYDRLTPDGGNMTPSAYRAAAAANGGRPKFAYLVPDFANPTGETLNRKQREAVLDLAGELDIAVIEDAAYRALRYDGEAVPPILALDCARSGGIDKARTIYCGSFSKILSPGMRVGWICAPRAVIEKLVLMKQASDLHSPSINQMVMHRAAEAVFDGQVEKLIGAYGARRDALLAALEAHMPEGVTWSRPEGGMFVWVTLPEGIDATELLARSVKEARVAFVPGNAFYADGTGRNTLRLSFTLADHRAVSEGIPRLAALLK; encoded by the coding sequence ATGGACCTGTTGGCGTCGCGCTCGTCGCGCATGAAGGCGTCGGAAATCCGCGAACTGCTGAAGCTGCTCGACCAGCCCGACATCATCTCCTTTGCCGGCGGCATTCCCGACCCTTCGCTGTTTCCGTCCGCCGCGATCGCCGATGCCTATGCCTCGGTGCTCGCCGGCGCGGAGGCGGGGGCCGCACTGCAATACCAGGTCAGCGAAGGCTATTTGCCGCTGCGGCGGTGGCTGGTCGGCTTGATGAGCGACCTTGGCGTGCCTTGCGACGAGGGCAACATCCTCATCACTTCCGGCTCGCAGCAGGGGCTGGATTATCTGGGCAAGCTTTTTCTCTCGCCTGGCGACACCGCGCTGGTGACATGGCCGACCTATCTCGGCGCGCTGCAGGCCTTCAACGCCTATGAGCCGCGCTACGACCGGCTGACGCCGGATGGCGGCAACATGACGCCGTCGGCCTATCGCGCCGCGGCCGCCGCCAATGGCGGACGGCCGAAATTCGCCTATCTGGTGCCCGATTTCGCCAATCCGACCGGCGAGACCTTGAACCGGAAGCAGCGCGAGGCGGTGCTCGACCTCGCCGGCGAACTCGACATCGCCGTCATCGAGGACGCCGCCTATCGCGCGCTGCGCTATGACGGCGAGGCCGTGCCGCCGATCCTGGCGCTGGACTGCGCTCGCTCCGGCGGCATCGACAAGGCGCGCACCATCTATTGCGGCTCGTTCTCAAAGATCCTGTCGCCGGGCATGCGGGTGGGCTGGATCTGCGCGCCGCGCGCCGTCATCGAAAAACTCGTCCTGATGAAGCAGGCGTCGGATCTGCACAGCCCGTCGATCAACCAGATGGTCATGCATCGCGCCGCCGAAGCCGTCTTCGACGGCCAGGTCGAGAAACTCATCGGCGCCTATGGCGCGCGCCGTGACGCGCTGCTCGCCGCGCTTGAGGCTCACATGCCCGAGGGCGTGACCTGGAGCCGTCCGGAGGGCGGCATGTTCGTCTGGGTGACGCTGCCGGAGGGCATCGACGCCACCGAGCTTCTGGCACGGTCGGTCAAGGAAGCGCGCGTCGCCTTCGTGCCCGGCAACGCCTTTTACGCCGACGGAACCGGGCGCAACACGCTGCGCCTGTCCTTCACGCTCGCCGACCATCGCGCGGTGAGCGAGGGGATTCCGAGACTTGCGGCGCTGCTGAAGTAG